One Chelonoidis abingdonii isolate Lonesome George chromosome 18, CheloAbing_2.0, whole genome shotgun sequence genomic region harbors:
- the BSX gene encoding brain-specific homeobox protein homolog, protein MNLHFTSPVHPVSAPRPTSFFIEDILLHKPKSLREVPPEHFSSPLASRVPLLDYGYPLMPTPTLLAPHPHHALHKPEHHHPYFLTTSGMPVPALFQHHPHAELPGKHCRRRKARTVFSDSQLSGLEKRFEMQRYLSTPERVELAAALSLSETQVKTWFQNRRMKHKKQLRKTQDDPKNPSGEECLEQSSSEPDLIDKASSDPRKASQPPAFLLEENEDEVDIIEDGDLCATPHLI, encoded by the exons ATGAACCTACACTTTACCTCCCCAGTGCATCCCGTCTCCGCGCCAAGGCCGACCTCCTTCTTCATCGAAGACATTTTGCTCCACAAGCCCAAGTCCTTGAGAGAGGTCCCTCCAGAGCACTTCTCCAGCCCCTTAGCTTCCAGGGTTCCTCTCCTGGACTATGGATACCCTCTGATgcccacacccaccctcctggcGCCCCATCCGCACCATGCGCTCCACAAGCCGGAGCATCACCATCCATACTTCTTAACCACTTCGG GCATGCCCGTACCCGCCCTCTTCCAGCATCACCCGCACGCCGAGCTGCCCGGCAAGCACTGCCGCCGCCGCAAAGCCCGCACCGTCTTCTCCGACTCGCAGCTCTCCGGCCTGGAGAAGAGGTTCGAGATGCAGCGCTACCTGTCCACTCCGGAGCGCGTGGAGCTGGCCGCCGCCCTCAGCCTCTCAGAGACCCAG GTAAAAACGTGGTTCCAGAACAGAAGAATGAAGCACAAAAAGCAACTGAGGAAAACCCAGGACGACCCGAAGAACCCCAGCGGGGAGGAGTGCCTGGAGCAGAGCTCGAGCGAGCCTGATCTGATCGACAAAGCCAGCTCGGACCCCCGCAAGGCCAGCCAGCCGCCCGCCTTCCTGCTGGAGGAGAACGAAGATGAGGTGGACATCATCGAGGATGGGGATCTTTGCGCCACCCCGCATCTAATATAG